From the Pseudomonas putida genome, one window contains:
- a CDS encoding LysR family transcriptional regulator, whose protein sequence is MDIDQARTFLEIVRCGSLVAAAERLFVSQTAITARVQRLEQQLGCQLFVRSRNGASLTSDGEAFVSYANQLVQTWEAARRDLPLPEGCQQVLHVGAEVSLGNPMLLDWVGALHRELPSHAIRSEVSDGESLLRKVEMGLLDAALVYQPTYGPGLQVEQLMEEKLIRVRRVDQPEPYIYIDWGEAFRRQHDAALPDCARPALSFNLGPLALQFILDQGGSGYFRTRVVQAYLETGVFERVPQAPEFTYPTYLVYPRKRDSEALQQAFAVLRQLVAAGASDWSQRWDPVI, encoded by the coding sequence ATGGACATCGATCAGGCCCGAACCTTCCTGGAAATCGTGCGTTGCGGCAGCCTGGTCGCCGCCGCCGAACGCCTGTTCGTGTCGCAGACCGCCATCACCGCCCGCGTGCAACGCCTGGAGCAGCAACTGGGCTGCCAACTGTTCGTGCGCAGCCGCAACGGGGCCAGCCTGACCAGTGACGGTGAGGCCTTCGTCAGCTACGCCAACCAGCTGGTGCAGACCTGGGAAGCGGCACGTCGCGACCTGCCACTGCCCGAAGGCTGCCAGCAGGTGTTGCATGTGGGCGCGGAGGTGAGCCTGGGCAACCCGATGTTGCTCGACTGGGTCGGTGCCCTGCACCGCGAGCTGCCCAGCCATGCCATCCGCAGCGAGGTGAGCGATGGCGAGTCGTTGCTGCGCAAGGTGGAGATGGGCCTGCTCGACGCCGCACTGGTGTACCAGCCCACCTACGGCCCAGGGCTGCAGGTGGAGCAGTTGATGGAAGAGAAGCTGATCCGCGTGCGCCGGGTCGATCAACCCGAGCCGTACATCTACATCGACTGGGGCGAAGCCTTCCGCCGCCAGCATGACGCCGCCCTGCCCGACTGCGCACGCCCGGCGCTCAGCTTCAACCTCGGGCCGTTGGCCCTGCAGTTCATCCTCGACCAGGGTGGCAGCGGCTATTTTCGTACCCGCGTGGTGCAGGCCTACCTGGAGACCGGCGTGTTCGAGCGCGTGCCACAGGCGCCGGAATTCACCTACCCGACCTACCTGGTCTACCCGCGCAAGCGCGACAGCGAAGCCCTGCAGCAGGCCTTCGCGGTGTTGCGCCAACTGGTAGCAGCTGGCGCCAGCGATTGGTCACAACGCTGGGACCCGGTTATCTGA